A single window of Venturia canescens isolate UGA chromosome 3, ASM1945775v1, whole genome shotgun sequence DNA harbors:
- the LOC122408130 gene encoding aldehyde dehydrogenase family 7 member A1-like, whose product MKNGVNKDSAALCSPEICPTSLSGSDCGIANVNIGTSCAEIGGEKSTGGGRESGSDVWNSYMRRATVTMNHGDENSNPQAVSPVPGTVEKYELNKLQLKIGRAVRE is encoded by the exons ATGAAAAATGGAGTTAACAAGGACTCGGCAGCTCTTTGTTCACCAGAAATTTGTCCAACGTCTTTAAG TGGATCAGACTGCGGTATCGCGAATGTAAACATCGGAACAAGCTGTGCAGAAATCGGTGGCGAAAAATCGACGGGCGGCGGTCGGGAGAGCGGAAGCGACGTATGGAATAGTTACATGAGACGAGCGACGGTGACGATGAATCACGGGGACGAAAATTCGA ATCCTCAAGCGGTTTCGCCTGTTCCTGGCACTGTTGAAAAGTATGAATTAAACAAATTGCAACTAAAAATTGGCCGTGCAGTCAGAGAATAA